From Pogona vitticeps strain Pit_001003342236 chromosome ZW-PAR, PviZW2.1, whole genome shotgun sequence, one genomic window encodes:
- the PDCL gene encoding phosducin-like protein isoform X1 has product MGAGSLSFFFVLFSLGGSLHRFRLGTGNLALPGALSPFPYLYAQGRVRLFFFLPRPVLPASFAPPLPACSLAEGRETPSQRPLRMTTLDDKLLGEKLQYYYSSSEDENSEKEEGEEEMHTIREAAPPAEMALSSDGSAINTGPKGVINDWRQFKQLETEQREEQRREMERLLKKLSVTCRSHLDEEADKRKQKELQAKMNSKLTLQEYSLLHESTDDEEFLQQYRRQRMEEMRRQLHSGPQFKQVFEIESSQAFLDALEEGHKNTLVMIHIYEDQVPGSEALDGCMLCLAAEYPAVKFCRVRSSLLGTSAHFSTHALPALLVYKGGELIGNFVRITDQLGEDFFAGDLESFLQECGLLPEKDVVFLSSVRNPSSCYSEEDSDLEID; this is encoded by the exons ATGGGAGCCGGaagtctctcttttttctttgttcttttttccctaGGCGGCTCTTTGCACCGCTTTCGATTGGGAACCGGAAATCTTGCCCTGCCTGGAgcactctctccctttccctaCCTCTACGCCCAAGGGCGGGTCcggctcttcttcttcctcccccgcCCGGTTCTCCCGGCATCCTTTGCGCCGCCTCTTCCTGCTTGCTCGTTGGCAGAAGGGAGAGAGACGCCCTCCCAGAGG CCCCTCAGAATGACGACTCTGGATGACAAGCTGCTGGGAGAGAAGCTTCAGTACTACTATAGCAGCAGCGAAGATGAAAACAgcgagaaggaggagggagaggaggagatgcaCACCATCCGAGAGGCTGCCCCGCCGGCAGAGATGGCGCTCAGTAGCGACGGGAGTGCCATCAACACAG GTCCCAAAGGTGTGATCAACGACTGGAGGCAGTTCAAACAACTGGAGACGGAGCAGCGGGAGGAACAGCGTCGGGAGATGGAGCGGCTCCTCAAGAAGCTGTCCGTGACCTGCAGGTCCCACCTGGACGAGGAGGCTGACAAGCGGAAGCAGAAGGAGCTTCAGGCGAAGATGAACAGCAAG cTTACGCTGCAAGAGTACAGCTTGCTGCACGAGAGCACAGACGACGAGGAGTTCCTGCAGCAGTACCGCCGGCAGCGGATGGAGGAAATGCGCCGGCAGCTGCACAGCGGGCCGCAGTTCAAGCAGGTCTTTGAGATCGAGAGCAGCCAGGCCTTTCTGGACGCCCTGGAGGAGGGCCACAAGAACACCCTGGTGATGATCCACATCTACGAAGACCAGGTCCCTGGGAGCGAGGCCCTGGACGGCTGTATGCTCTGCCTGGCCGCCGAATACCCCGCGGTCAAGTTCTGCCGGGTCCGCAGCTCCCTGCTCGGCACCAGTGCCCATTTCAGCACCCACGCCCTGCCGGCCCTCTTGGTCTACAAGGGAGGGGAGCTGATCGGCAACTTTGTCCGCATCACCGACCAGCTGGGGGAAGACTTCTTCGCCGGAGACTTGGAGTCCTTCCTTCAGGAGTGTGGCCTGTTGCCGGAGAAGGACGTGGTGTTCCTCTCCTCGGTCAGAAACCCTTCCTCCTGCTACAGCGAGGAAGACAGCGATCTGGAGATAGACTGA
- the PDCL gene encoding phosducin-like protein isoform X2, producing MTTLDDKLLGEKLQYYYSSSEDENSEKEEGEEEMHTIREAAPPAEMALSSDGSAINTGPKGVINDWRQFKQLETEQREEQRREMERLLKKLSVTCRSHLDEEADKRKQKELQAKMNSKLTLQEYSLLHESTDDEEFLQQYRRQRMEEMRRQLHSGPQFKQVFEIESSQAFLDALEEGHKNTLVMIHIYEDQVPGSEALDGCMLCLAAEYPAVKFCRVRSSLLGTSAHFSTHALPALLVYKGGELIGNFVRITDQLGEDFFAGDLESFLQECGLLPEKDVVFLSSVRNPSSCYSEEDSDLEID from the exons ATGACGACTCTGGATGACAAGCTGCTGGGAGAGAAGCTTCAGTACTACTATAGCAGCAGCGAAGATGAAAACAgcgagaaggaggagggagaggaggagatgcaCACCATCCGAGAGGCTGCCCCGCCGGCAGAGATGGCGCTCAGTAGCGACGGGAGTGCCATCAACACAG GTCCCAAAGGTGTGATCAACGACTGGAGGCAGTTCAAACAACTGGAGACGGAGCAGCGGGAGGAACAGCGTCGGGAGATGGAGCGGCTCCTCAAGAAGCTGTCCGTGACCTGCAGGTCCCACCTGGACGAGGAGGCTGACAAGCGGAAGCAGAAGGAGCTTCAGGCGAAGATGAACAGCAAG cTTACGCTGCAAGAGTACAGCTTGCTGCACGAGAGCACAGACGACGAGGAGTTCCTGCAGCAGTACCGCCGGCAGCGGATGGAGGAAATGCGCCGGCAGCTGCACAGCGGGCCGCAGTTCAAGCAGGTCTTTGAGATCGAGAGCAGCCAGGCCTTTCTGGACGCCCTGGAGGAGGGCCACAAGAACACCCTGGTGATGATCCACATCTACGAAGACCAGGTCCCTGGGAGCGAGGCCCTGGACGGCTGTATGCTCTGCCTGGCCGCCGAATACCCCGCGGTCAAGTTCTGCCGGGTCCGCAGCTCCCTGCTCGGCACCAGTGCCCATTTCAGCACCCACGCCCTGCCGGCCCTCTTGGTCTACAAGGGAGGGGAGCTGATCGGCAACTTTGTCCGCATCACCGACCAGCTGGGGGAAGACTTCTTCGCCGGAGACTTGGAGTCCTTCCTTCAGGAGTGTGGCCTGTTGCCGGAGAAGGACGTGGTGTTCCTCTCCTCGGTCAGAAACCCTTCCTCCTGCTACAGCGAGGAAGACAGCGATCTGGAGATAGACTGA